Proteins encoded in a region of the Natator depressus isolate rNatDep1 chromosome 25, rNatDep2.hap1, whole genome shotgun sequence genome:
- the POLR2E gene encoding DNA-directed RNA polymerases I, II, and III subunit RPABC1 codes for MDDEEETYRLWKIRKTIMQLCHDRGYLVTQDELDQTLEEFKAQFGDKPSEGRPRRTDLTVLVAHNDDPTDQMFVFFPEEPKVGIKTIKMYCQRMQEENITRALIVVQQGMTPSAKQSLVDMAPKYILEQFLQQELLINITEHELVPEHVVMTKEEVTELLARYKLRENQLPRIQAGDPVARYFGIKRGQVVKIIRPSETAGRYITYRLVQ; via the exons ATGGATGACGAGGAGGAGACCTACCGGCTCTGGAAGATCCGCAAGACCATCATGCAG CTGTGTCACGATCGGGGCTATCTGGTGACCCAGGATGAATTGGATCAGACCTTGGAAGAGTTTAAAGCCCAATTTGGCGATAAGCCCAGTGAAGGGAGACCACGGCGGACTGACCTTACAGTGCTGGTGGCCCATAATGACGATCCCACAGATCAGATGTTTGTCTTCTTCCCTG AGGAGCCCAAGGTTGGGATAAAGACAATCAAGATGTACTGCCAGAGAATGCAGGAAGAGAACATCACCAGGGCTCTGATTGTGGTGCAGCAGGGCATGACTCCCTCAGCAAAGCAG TCATTGGTGGACATGGCTCCCAAATACATCCTGGAACAATtcctgcagcaggagctgctgaTCAACATCACAGAGCATGAG TTGGTTCCAGAGCATGTGGTCATGACAAAGGAAGAAGTAACTGAATTACTAGCCAGATA CAAACTGAGAGAGAACCAGCTCCCCAGGATACAGGCTGGAGATCCTGTGGCTAGATACTTCGGAATAAAGCGTGGGCAG GTGGTCAAGATCATAAGACCTAGTGAGACTGCAGGGCGATACATCACCTACCGACTGGTTCAGTAG